The Candidatus Koribacter versatilis Ellin345 genome has a segment encoding these proteins:
- a CDS encoding sugar phosphate isomerase/epimerase family protein — translation MVNRRDFLKTAVASLAADALPLRALGAEGPSIGLQLYTVRKQAQSALPSVLARIRQIGYEEVETYWNLYKHPAPELLKMIGDAGLRVPSGHFDYEKVEQSFDYAHQLGLQYMVCPMLPKTMQNRSLDDFKRAAQQFNKWGEKAKQAGMRFAFHNHNYEFQRFGEQTGYDVLLSETDPKLVWFELDCYWLTQAGGAPVEMIHRLGSRVKLLHIKDRLPGVATSQKLGKPAEHFTEVGTGTLDFKAIAEAARAVGVEHYFVEQDTIIRPVYESLQTSYEGARRLLSE, via the coding sequence ATGGTGAACCGCCGCGACTTTCTGAAGACAGCTGTCGCCTCTCTGGCTGCTGATGCGTTGCCACTGCGTGCATTGGGCGCCGAAGGGCCGTCGATCGGCTTGCAACTGTATACCGTGCGGAAGCAGGCGCAATCTGCATTGCCCAGTGTTCTCGCGCGTATCAGACAAATCGGATACGAAGAGGTCGAGACCTATTGGAACCTCTACAAACATCCGGCCCCGGAGCTGCTCAAAATGATCGGCGACGCTGGCCTGCGCGTGCCAAGCGGTCACTTCGACTACGAGAAGGTCGAGCAGTCGTTCGATTACGCTCACCAACTCGGCCTTCAATACATGGTTTGCCCCATGTTGCCAAAGACGATGCAAAATCGCTCGCTCGATGATTTCAAACGGGCTGCTCAGCAATTCAATAAATGGGGTGAGAAGGCCAAACAAGCTGGGATGCGTTTTGCGTTCCACAACCACAACTACGAGTTCCAGCGTTTTGGTGAACAGACGGGCTACGACGTGCTTCTGTCGGAAACCGATCCAAAACTCGTGTGGTTCGAGCTTGATTGTTATTGGCTGACTCAGGCAGGCGGGGCACCCGTAGAGATGATCCATCGACTGGGAAGCCGGGTGAAGTTGCTGCACATCAAGGATCGCCTGCCTGGCGTCGCCACTTCGCAGAAACTCGGAAAGCCTGCCGAACACTTCACAGAAGTTGGCACAGGTACTTTGGACTTCAAGGCGATCGCCGAAGCGGCGCGGGCGGTCGGTGTCGAGCACTACTTTGTGGAGCAGGACACTATTATCAGGCCGGTGTATGAGAGTCTTCAAACAAGCTACGAGGGTGCGCGACGGCTACTCTCCGAATAG
- a CDS encoding ROK family protein: MRLLVFDVGGSHIAGALADTESMSMLPRQSVAVDSHGSADIFYVAVEQLVSELLAAAALNISAIDGMSFGFPGPFDYAAGVSHLKHKYEALNGRNLRVELSARFEMPGHRIQFVNDADAFLLGELTQISISDISRSIGITLGTGVGSAFAIGYAVLHEGEGVPPGGEIWNLPRDGGILEDSISTRAIVGSYESKAGKRLTVRHIAERCPGDAAAVQTFKKFGSTLGESLRAIAEPFHADRIIFGGAISRSADLFLPTASEILGAKIELSVSTLFEDAALYGAAAHWKRAAVRNLTS, encoded by the coding sequence ATGCGTTTGCTGGTTTTCGATGTCGGAGGAAGCCATATCGCCGGGGCCTTAGCGGATACCGAGAGCATGTCAATGCTCCCAAGGCAGAGTGTCGCTGTGGATAGCCACGGTTCCGCGGACATCTTTTACGTTGCGGTCGAGCAACTTGTGAGCGAACTCTTGGCCGCTGCGGCCTTAAATATTTCGGCAATCGATGGCATGAGTTTCGGCTTTCCCGGGCCCTTCGATTACGCCGCCGGTGTTAGTCATCTTAAACATAAGTATGAAGCGCTGAATGGTCGTAACCTTCGTGTTGAACTCTCGGCACGATTCGAAATGCCCGGTCATCGCATTCAATTCGTAAACGACGCAGATGCATTCCTTTTGGGAGAATTGACGCAAATATCGATTTCCGATATTTCTCGCTCTATCGGGATCACGCTCGGGACCGGAGTCGGATCTGCCTTTGCGATTGGCTATGCCGTTCTGCATGAGGGCGAAGGGGTGCCGCCCGGAGGAGAAATCTGGAACCTGCCGAGGGACGGCGGAATTCTCGAGGACTCCATTTCCACGCGCGCCATTGTGGGTTCCTACGAGTCGAAAGCCGGTAAGCGACTGACCGTTAGACATATCGCCGAAAGATGTCCCGGGGATGCCGCCGCCGTGCAGACTTTTAAGAAATTCGGCTCTACCCTCGGAGAGTCATTGCGGGCCATTGCCGAGCCATTTCACGCTGATCGCATCATCTTCGGCGGGGCGATCTCACGTAGCGCGGATCTCTTCCTGCCCACCGCTTCTGAGATTCTTGGCGCAAAGATCGAACTTAGCGTCTCAACTCTTTTTGAGGACGCCGCGCTCTACGGCGCCGCCGCGCACTGGAAACGCGCAGCCGTCCGAAATTTGACTTCATAG
- a CDS encoding sialate O-acetylesterase — protein MRFSLKLIAIVLCLASCVFAEVSLPAVLSDGAVLQRGMPIHFFGRAAPGEAITISLNKQSKSTTADYVGRWHLYLAPEAAGGPYDATVKGSNTITVHDVLIGDVWVASGQSNMEYPMEGWGGTPKQNLDEFPKANFPTLRFFQTQHAYSDHPLMDIPKPAKWVACTPETAKKFSAVAYYFAKNLIEKEKVPVGIMEADWGGSVAEAWTSLDGLSSKAGLMPIFANRATMMDKYVDEAEIIGPQEQRLKDEAKAKGQPEPSFPWHPDPHSWAPSELYNAMISPLTPYPIRGVIWYQGESNSAYDRAPHYAELFQTMIRDWRNHWGVGDFPFLFVQISAYKSSEAEHWGSLRQTQLESLALRNTGMAVTIDVGNPDDVHPTDKVTVGSRLALAARALSYGEKIEYSGPLPRQVTREEKALRISFDHAESLQAGKNGWCGFEVAGTDGKFSPATAKIEATQIVVSSPAVSEPVSVRYDWTNAPDCFFYNQMGLPASSFEASLPLFH, from the coding sequence ATGCGCTTTTCGTTGAAACTTATCGCCATTGTCCTATGCCTTGCCTCGTGCGTCTTCGCAGAGGTCTCGCTACCAGCCGTACTCTCCGACGGTGCAGTTTTACAGCGCGGGATGCCTATCCATTTCTTCGGAAGAGCGGCACCGGGCGAGGCGATCACCATCTCGTTGAACAAGCAATCGAAGAGCACGACGGCGGACTACGTCGGCCGCTGGCACCTCTATCTCGCGCCGGAAGCCGCCGGCGGCCCATATGACGCTACGGTGAAGGGAAGCAACACGATCACCGTGCACGACGTTCTGATCGGCGATGTTTGGGTCGCATCCGGACAGTCCAACATGGAGTATCCGATGGAAGGCTGGGGAGGAACTCCAAAGCAGAATCTCGATGAGTTTCCCAAAGCCAACTTTCCGACGTTGCGCTTCTTCCAGACGCAACATGCTTACTCCGATCACCCGTTGATGGACATCCCGAAGCCTGCCAAGTGGGTCGCGTGCACTCCGGAAACCGCGAAGAAGTTCTCGGCGGTCGCGTATTACTTCGCCAAGAACCTCATAGAGAAGGAAAAGGTGCCCGTCGGCATCATGGAAGCTGATTGGGGTGGCAGCGTCGCCGAAGCTTGGACGAGTCTGGACGGTCTATCAAGCAAAGCCGGTCTGATGCCGATCTTCGCGAATCGCGCCACGATGATGGACAAATACGTGGATGAGGCCGAGATCATCGGCCCGCAAGAACAGCGCTTAAAAGATGAGGCTAAGGCAAAAGGCCAGCCCGAACCGTCGTTCCCGTGGCATCCGGATCCGCATAGCTGGGCTCCATCTGAGCTCTACAATGCAATGATCTCGCCGCTCACGCCCTACCCCATCCGCGGAGTCATCTGGTATCAGGGTGAGAGCAACTCCGCCTACGATCGCGCCCCGCATTATGCGGAACTGTTCCAGACTATGATTCGCGACTGGCGCAATCATTGGGGGGTCGGGGACTTCCCATTCCTCTTCGTGCAGATCTCCGCGTACAAATCTAGCGAAGCAGAGCACTGGGGATCGCTACGGCAGACACAATTGGAGAGTCTGGCACTGCGCAACACGGGCATGGCCGTGACGATCGATGTTGGGAATCCCGACGATGTGCACCCAACGGACAAGGTGACCGTCGGGTCGCGTCTTGCGCTTGCCGCTCGTGCCCTCAGTTACGGCGAGAAGATCGAGTACTCCGGCCCTCTCCCGCGCCAGGTCACGCGCGAAGAAAAAGCCCTCCGCATCTCATTCGATCACGCGGAGAGCTTGCAGGCAGGGAAGAATGGCTGGTGTGGATTCGAGGTTGCAGGAACCGACGGCAAGTTCTCGCCGGCTACCGCGAAGATCGAAGCTACGCAGATTGTTGTCTCGAGCCCGGCAGTCAGTGAGCCAGTTTCCGTGCGCTATGACTGGACGAATGCGCCTGATTGCTTCTTCTACAACCAGATGGGTTTGCCCGCTTCTTCCTTCGAAGCAAGTTTGCCACTGTTTCACTGA
- a CDS encoding TolC family protein, protein MRMKALSSLLLLGSLSFGQTGQTNSTAPSSIKLTVADAEQMALKNNPQISIAKLLALAQRQVTREVRSNAMPTATLNVTAVDSHEGSRITAGGLNNPVIYERAAAGVNLSQLIYDFGRMHNLVASAKYREEAEVASQQATTADITFAVDRAFYNALDAQSTLDVAKETVSARQATADQIQALTNAKLKSQLDLSFANVNLAQAKLLLLDAENRQAASFANLNNLLGFEKQQPYLLVDELATPPAPATNAEDLTAAAFQSRPDLIALNDRYQAAERFRRAEHDLNRPTISALAAFGDTPVRADQLTPWYGAAGVNLSLPVFNGFLYSARAKQADFEAKAAQEQVRDLRDRIARDVQTTWLQSTTSYQRMAVAQQLVQQANLALDLAQTRYKLGLSSIVELSQAQLAQTQAAIGNADAQYEYESTLAALRYQTGK, encoded by the coding sequence ATGAGAATGAAAGCCCTCTCGTCCCTACTACTACTTGGTTCTCTTTCGTTCGGACAAACAGGTCAGACGAATTCCACCGCACCCTCGTCGATAAAATTAACGGTTGCGGATGCGGAACAAATGGCGCTGAAGAACAATCCGCAAATCTCAATTGCGAAATTGCTCGCACTGGCGCAACGCCAGGTCACACGAGAGGTACGGTCGAACGCGATGCCGACGGCAACCCTCAACGTGACGGCCGTTGATTCGCATGAGGGCAGCCGGATTACCGCAGGCGGGTTGAACAATCCAGTCATCTACGAGCGTGCAGCGGCGGGTGTAAACCTAAGCCAGTTGATTTACGACTTCGGACGTATGCACAACCTCGTCGCGAGCGCGAAATATCGCGAGGAGGCGGAGGTCGCCTCCCAACAGGCAACGACCGCCGACATAACTTTCGCAGTGGATCGCGCGTTCTACAACGCGCTCGATGCCCAGTCCACGCTCGACGTAGCCAAAGAAACGGTGTCGGCACGCCAGGCAACGGCGGACCAGATCCAGGCGCTCACGAACGCGAAACTCAAATCGCAACTTGACCTCAGTTTTGCAAACGTTAATTTGGCGCAGGCAAAGCTTCTGCTGCTCGACGCCGAAAATCGGCAAGCAGCTTCTTTTGCCAACCTCAACAATCTGCTGGGCTTTGAGAAGCAACAGCCGTATCTGCTGGTTGACGAACTTGCAACCCCGCCCGCACCGGCGACGAACGCGGAAGATCTCACTGCCGCGGCCTTTCAGTCCCGACCGGATTTGATCGCTCTTAACGATCGTTATCAGGCAGCGGAGCGTTTCCGCCGTGCGGAACATGATTTGAATCGCCCTACCATCTCCGCGCTGGCGGCATTCGGCGATACTCCTGTCCGCGCCGATCAACTCACGCCGTGGTATGGAGCAGCTGGGGTAAACCTGAGCCTGCCGGTATTCAACGGATTTCTCTACTCGGCGCGCGCGAAGCAAGCCGATTTCGAAGCCAAAGCCGCGCAGGAGCAAGTCCGCGACTTGCGTGATCGCATCGCGAGGGATGTCCAGACCACGTGGTTGCAGTCAACGACCTCGTACCAGCGCATGGCGGTGGCGCAACAGTTGGTGCAGCAGGCAAACCTTGCCTTAGACCTCGCGCAGACTCGCTACAAGCTCGGACTGAGCTCGATCGTGGAGTTGAGCCAGGCTCAACTGGCGCAGACCCAGGCTGCCATTGGAAATGCCGACGCGCAGTATGAATACGAGAGCACGCTCGCGGCATTGCGGTACCAGACCGGCAAATAA